Proteins from a genomic interval of Bradyrhizobium sp. CCBAU 53340:
- the prmC gene encoding peptide chain release factor N(5)-glutamine methyltransferase, which translates to MAPLATGFDSGHSIESARRALAARLQAASLEQPALDARLLVGAALGLDLTGLITQATRRLTPEEATRLEGYAQRRLAHEPVARILGVREFWGLPFRLSEATLVPRPDTETVVELALEIFRERPIAGRRPRIADIGTGSGAILLALLHEIPDAFGVGTDLSLTALHTARGNAAALGLADRAGFVACSYAAALHGPFDLIVSNPPYIPAGEIPKLSIEVREHDPHLALDGGNDGYDAYRVLIPQAAERLVPGGALVVEAGQGQAKDIETLMAAAALSIERPPKADLGGIPRAVSARKMPP; encoded by the coding sequence ATGGCTCCCTTGGCGACAGGTTTCGATTCCGGGCATAGCATCGAGAGCGCGCGGCGCGCGCTTGCGGCGCGGCTGCAAGCGGCCAGCCTCGAACAGCCGGCCCTTGATGCGCGGCTGCTCGTTGGCGCCGCGCTGGGGCTCGATCTGACTGGCCTGATCACGCAGGCGACGCGGCGTCTCACGCCCGAGGAGGCTACGCGGCTCGAAGGCTATGCGCAGCGACGGCTCGCGCATGAGCCGGTCGCCCGCATTCTCGGCGTGCGGGAATTTTGGGGCCTGCCATTTCGCCTCTCCGAGGCGACGCTGGTGCCGCGCCCCGATACCGAGACCGTGGTCGAGCTCGCACTGGAGATTTTTCGCGAGCGCCCGATCGCGGGACGGCGCCCGCGCATCGCCGATATCGGCACCGGATCCGGTGCCATCCTGCTCGCGCTGCTGCACGAGATTCCCGATGCATTTGGCGTCGGTACCGATCTCAGCCTGACCGCGCTTCATACCGCCAGGGGCAACGCCGCCGCCCTCGGCCTTGCCGACCGCGCTGGCTTTGTCGCCTGCTCCTACGCGGCGGCGCTCCACGGCCCGTTCGATCTGATCGTGTCGAACCCGCCCTATATTCCCGCCGGGGAAATCCCGAAGCTGAGCATCGAGGTGCGCGAGCACGATCCGCATCTGGCGCTCGACGGCGGCAATGACGGCTACGACGCCTACCGCGTCCTGATCCCGCAAGCGGCCGAACGGCTCGTGCCCGGTGGCGCACTGGTCGTCGAGGCCGGACAGGGCCAGGCGAAAGATATTGAAACCTTGATGGCAGCCGCCGCGTTATCGATCGAGAGGCCGCCCAAGGCCGACTTGGGGGGCATTCCCAGGGCCGTCTCGGCCCGAAAAATGCCCCCATAA
- the prfA gene encoding peptide chain release factor 1, which yields MSSLPEAKLDLLLAHHASLEAESLGQLSSERYVQVTRELAEITPLIEAVKTYRSAVKELADTEALIADPATDAEMRSMAEAERDELNPRIEELVQKIRIALLPKDAMDDRNVVLEIRAGTGGDEASLFAGDLFRMYERFAALQGWKVEVISASEGTVGGYKEIIAEVQGRGAFSKLKFESGVHRVQRVPDTETQGRIHTSAATVAVLPEVEDVDVDIKNEDLRIETMRAGGAGGQHVNKTESAIRITHIPTGIVVMMQDSRSQHKNRASAMNILRSRIYDAERQRLEAARSADRKEKVGSGDRSERIRTYNFPQGRVTDHRINLTLYKLPQVIAGEALGELTDALTTEHQAAQLAAQGAAA from the coding sequence ATGTCGTCACTCCCCGAAGCCAAACTGGACCTTCTGCTCGCGCATCACGCTTCGCTCGAAGCCGAATCGCTGGGGCAGCTCTCCTCCGAGCGCTACGTGCAGGTGACGCGCGAGCTCGCCGAAATCACCCCCTTGATCGAGGCCGTGAAGACGTATCGGTCTGCGGTCAAGGAGCTCGCCGACACCGAAGCGCTGATCGCCGATCCCGCGACCGATGCCGAGATGCGCAGCATGGCGGAGGCCGAGCGCGACGAACTCAATCCGAGGATCGAGGAACTGGTCCAGAAGATCCGCATCGCGCTCTTGCCCAAGGACGCCATGGACGACCGCAACGTGGTGCTGGAAATCCGCGCTGGCACCGGCGGCGACGAGGCCTCGCTGTTCGCCGGCGATCTGTTCCGGATGTATGAGCGCTTTGCCGCCTTGCAGGGCTGGAAGGTCGAGGTGATCTCGGCGAGCGAAGGGACCGTCGGCGGCTACAAGGAAATCATCGCGGAGGTGCAGGGCCGCGGCGCATTCTCCAAGCTGAAGTTCGAGTCCGGCGTGCACCGCGTGCAGCGCGTGCCCGACACCGAGACGCAGGGGCGCATCCACACGTCGGCGGCTACCGTTGCCGTGCTGCCCGAGGTCGAGGACGTCGACGTCGACATCAAGAACGAGGATCTGCGCATCGAGACCATGCGCGCAGGAGGCGCCGGCGGTCAGCACGTCAACAAGACGGAATCGGCGATTCGAATCACCCACATTCCGACCGGGATCGTGGTGATGATGCAGGACAGCCGCTCGCAGCACAAGAATCGCGCATCGGCCATGAACATCCTGCGCTCGCGCATCTACGATGCCGAGCGGCAGCGACTGGAAGCCGCGCGCTCGGCCGATCGCAAGGAGAAAGTCGGTTCCGGCGACCGCAGCGAGCGCATCCGCACCTATAATTTTCCGCAAGGACGCGTCACCGACCATCGCATCAACCTGACGCTCTACAAGCTGCCGCAGGTGATCGCAGGCGAAGCGCTCGGCGAACTCACCGATGCGCTCACCACCGAGCACCAGGCCGCCCAGCTTGCCGCGCAGGGAGCCGCGGCCTAA
- a CDS encoding DUF4167 domain-containing protein yields MRNGQNKQRMRNRNNNNNNNNRRGQNPMTRVYESNGPDIKIRGTASHIAEKYLQLARDARSSGDPVAAENYYQHAEHYFRLIAAAQEQFRQNQQPRGDEPISTSSDDGDDDGENFSAFGQEPGFVPQPPQQQQPFMRDRDGQRDHHQRDYQQRDNRDNQQPYQREQQQPREHRERDHRPQPQYHQQPQPQNQPQPVVGDAGNVDRLPSFITGAQPQTNGAPGGFEGGNSGGGERYPRRRRRPHGGPRPEREAAPAATSDDLAPGE; encoded by the coding sequence ATGAGAAACGGTCAGAACAAGCAGCGGATGCGCAACCGCAACAACAACAACAATAACAACAACCGCCGCGGCCAGAACCCGATGACCCGGGTCTACGAATCGAACGGTCCCGACATCAAGATCCGCGGCACGGCCTCGCACATTGCCGAAAAATACCTTCAGCTTGCGCGGGACGCGCGCTCTTCGGGCGACCCGGTTGCCGCCGAAAACTACTACCAGCATGCCGAGCATTATTTCCGCCTGATCGCGGCGGCCCAGGAACAGTTCCGGCAGAACCAGCAGCCGCGCGGTGACGAGCCCATCAGCACCAGCAGCGACGATGGCGACGACGACGGCGAGAACTTCTCGGCCTTCGGCCAGGAGCCGGGCTTCGTGCCGCAGCCACCGCAACAGCAGCAGCCGTTCATGCGCGACCGCGACGGCCAGCGCGATCATCACCAGCGTGACTATCAGCAGCGCGACAACCGCGACAATCAGCAGCCCTATCAGCGCGAGCAACAGCAGCCGCGCGAGCATCGCGAACGCGACCATCGTCCGCAGCCGCAATATCATCAGCAGCCGCAACCGCAGAACCAGCCGCAGCCTGTCGTCGGCGACGCCGGCAACGTCGATCGCCTGCCCTCCTTCATCACCGGCGCTCAGCCGCAGACGAACGGTGCGCCGGGCGGCTTCGAGGGCGGCAACAGCGGCGGTGGCGAGCGTTATCCGCGACGGCGCCGCCGGCCGCATGGCGGCCCGCGCCCCGAGCGCGAGGCAGCTCCGGCCGCGACCAGCGACGATCTCGCCCCCGGCGAGTAA
- a CDS encoding aspartate kinase, giving the protein MSRLVMKFGGTSVANIERIRNVARHVKREVDAGHEVAVVVSAMSGKTNELVAWCTEASPMHDAREYDAVVASGEQVTSGLLAIVLQSMGIQARSWQGWQIPIKTSDAHASARIEDIDGSEIISRFKDRKEVAVIAGFQGIDPRTGRITTLGRGGSDTSAVAVAAAVKADRCDIYTDVDGVYTTDPRIVPKAKRLDKIAFEDMLELASQGAKVLQVRSVELGMVHNMPIFVRSSFDKPEDIDPHANQPPGTLICGEEEIMENHVVTGIAFSKDEAQISVRQIEDKPGVAASIFGPLAEANINVDMIVQNVSEDGKTTDLTFTVPAADYVRAKDTITGAKAKIGYARLDTATDVAKISVIGSGMRSHAGVAAQAFSALAGRNINIRAITTSEIKFSVLIDTAYTELAVRTLHTLYGLDQA; this is encoded by the coding sequence ATGAGCCGTCTCGTGATGAAATTCGGCGGCACGTCCGTCGCCAACATCGAACGCATCCGCAACGTCGCACGCCATGTGAAGCGTGAGGTCGACGCCGGCCATGAAGTGGCTGTGGTCGTCTCGGCGATGTCGGGCAAGACCAACGAACTGGTGGCCTGGTGCACCGAGGCCTCGCCGATGCACGACGCGCGCGAATACGACGCCGTCGTCGCCTCCGGCGAGCAGGTGACCTCGGGCCTTTTGGCCATCGTGCTCCAGAGCATGGGCATCCAGGCCCGCTCCTGGCAGGGCTGGCAGATCCCGATCAAGACCAGCGACGCCCATGCCTCGGCCCGGATCGAGGACATCGACGGCAGCGAGATCATCTCCCGGTTCAAGGATCGCAAGGAGGTCGCGGTCATCGCCGGCTTCCAGGGCATCGATCCCAGGACGGGCCGCATCACCACGCTCGGCCGCGGCGGCTCCGACACCTCCGCCGTGGCGGTCGCTGCCGCCGTCAAGGCCGATCGCTGCGACATCTACACCGACGTCGACGGCGTCTACACCACCGACCCGCGAATCGTGCCGAAGGCCAAGCGGCTCGACAAGATCGCGTTCGAAGACATGCTGGAACTGGCCTCCCAGGGCGCCAAGGTGCTCCAGGTCCGCTCGGTGGAACTCGGCATGGTCCACAACATGCCGATCTTCGTCCGCTCGAGCTTCGACAAGCCCGAGGATATCGACCCGCATGCCAACCAGCCGCCCGGCACCCTGATCTGCGGCGAGGAGGAGATCATGGAAAATCACGTCGTCACCGGCATCGCCTTTTCGAAGGACGAGGCCCAGATCTCGGTACGCCAGATCGAGGACAAGCCCGGCGTTGCCGCGTCGATCTTCGGCCCGCTGGCGGAGGCCAATATCAACGTCGACATGATCGTTCAGAACGTGTCCGAGGACGGCAAGACCACCGACCTGACCTTCACGGTGCCGGCCGCCGACTATGTCAGGGCCAAGGACACCATTACCGGCGCCAAGGCCAAGATCGGGTATGCACGGCTGGATACCGCGACCGACGTCGCCAAGATCTCGGTGATCGGAAGCGGCATGCGCAGCCATGCCGGCGTCGCCGCCCAGGCGTTTTCGGCCCTCGCCGGACGGAATATCAACATCCGGGCCATCACAACCTCCGAGATCAAGTTCTCGGTTTTGATCGACACCGCCTATACCGAGCTTGCGGTGCGCACGCTGCACACGCTCTACGGCCTCGATCAGGCCTGA
- the ptsP gene encoding phosphoenolpyruvate--protein phosphotransferase, which translates to MRSASGGPRVLLRRLRETMAEQVSAQERLDKIVVLIAANMVAEVCSVYVLRIDNTLELYATEGLNREAVHHTVLSAHEGLVGLVASEATPLNLNDAQSHPAFSFRPETGEEIYHSFLGVPILRAGNTLGVLVVQNRAKRTYVEEELEALQTTAMVLAELIASGELSALAQPGLEPAARHSTQKAGAILSEGIALGHVVLHEPRVVIKDYIAEDLPKEIKRLDAALAKLRSDLDRMLERGDVAEGGEHRDVLEAYRMFANDQGWSHKLHEAVATGLTAEAAVERVQSDTRARMLRVTDPYLRDRLHDLEDLGYRLMRQLVGQDHAPSREQMPDNAIVIARAMGPAALLDYDRKRLRGIVLEEGTANSHVSIVARALGIPAVGEVPNAPGIADPGDAIIVDGTSGAIYVRPSQEIEAAYAERVRFRARRQAQYLALRDRPCVTKDGEKVELLINAGLAIDLPHIDDTGSAGIGLFRTELQFMVGQSLPRTSDQLALYRAVLDAAGPKPVTFRTLDIGGDKALPYMETVIEENPALGWRAIRLGLDRPGLLRGQIRALLRAGGGRALRIMFPMISEVAEFDSAKALVERELTYLRQHGHTLPERIDIGTMVEVPALLYQLDELLKKVDFISVGSNDLFQFLFAVDRGNAKVSERFDTMSTPILRALRDIAQKTQAAKKSLSLCGEMASKPIGALALLAMGYRSLSLSATALGPVKAMVIDLDVKKAAAMLGPLLDAPSGSVSIRQKLTEFAEAEGLAL; encoded by the coding sequence ATGCGGAGCGCGTCGGGAGGTCCCCGCGTCTTGTTGAGACGGCTCCGCGAAACCATGGCGGAGCAGGTCTCGGCCCAGGAGCGGCTGGACAAGATCGTGGTGCTGATCGCCGCCAACATGGTGGCCGAGGTGTGCTCGGTCTATGTGCTGCGCATCGACAACACCCTCGAGCTCTACGCCACCGAAGGCCTCAACCGCGAGGCCGTTCACCATACCGTGCTGAGTGCCCATGAAGGCCTGGTCGGCCTCGTCGCCAGCGAGGCGACGCCGCTCAATCTGAACGACGCCCAAAGCCACCCGGCCTTCTCGTTCCGCCCGGAGACCGGCGAAGAGATCTACCATTCCTTCCTCGGCGTGCCGATCCTGCGCGCCGGCAACACGCTCGGCGTGCTGGTGGTGCAGAACCGCGCCAAGCGCACCTATGTCGAGGAGGAGCTCGAGGCGCTGCAGACCACCGCCATGGTGCTGGCGGAGCTGATTGCGTCAGGCGAATTGTCCGCGCTGGCGCAGCCCGGCCTCGAGCCGGCCGCGCGCCATTCCACGCAGAAGGCCGGCGCGATCCTCTCGGAAGGCATCGCGCTCGGCCATGTCGTGCTGCACGAGCCGCGCGTGGTCATCAAGGACTACATCGCCGAGGACCTGCCAAAGGAGATCAAGCGGCTCGACGCCGCGCTCGCCAAGCTGCGCTCGGATCTCGACCGCATGCTGGAGCGCGGCGACGTCGCCGAGGGCGGCGAGCATCGCGACGTGCTGGAAGCCTATCGCATGTTCGCCAACGACCAGGGCTGGTCGCACAAGCTGCACGAGGCGGTCGCCACCGGCCTCACGGCGGAAGCCGCCGTGGAGCGCGTCCAGTCCGACACCCGCGCCCGCATGCTGCGCGTGACCGATCCTTACTTGCGCGACCGGTTGCACGATCTCGAAGATCTCGGCTACCGCCTGATGCGGCAGCTGGTCGGCCAGGACCACGCGCCCTCGCGCGAGCAGATGCCCGACAATGCCATCGTCATCGCGCGCGCGATGGGCCCGGCGGCGCTGCTCGACTACGACCGCAAGCGCCTGCGCGGCATCGTGCTGGAGGAAGGCACCGCCAATTCCCACGTCTCGATCGTGGCGCGCGCGCTCGGCATTCCCGCCGTCGGCGAGGTGCCGAATGCACCCGGCATTGCCGACCCCGGCGATGCCATCATCGTCGACGGCACCTCGGGTGCGATCTATGTGCGCCCCTCGCAGGAAATCGAAGCGGCCTATGCCGAGCGGGTGCGCTTCCGCGCCCGCCGCCAGGCGCAATATCTGGCGCTGCGCGACCGGCCCTGCGTCACCAAGGACGGCGAGAAGGTCGAGCTCTTGATCAATGCAGGCCTCGCCATCGACCTGCCCCATATCGACGACACCGGCAGCGCCGGCATCGGCCTGTTCCGCACCGAGCTGCAATTCATGGTCGGCCAGAGCCTGCCGCGCACCAGCGACCAGCTCGCCCTCTACCGCGCCGTGCTGGATGCCGCGGGCCCCAAGCCCGTGACCTTCCGCACCCTCGACATCGGCGGCGACAAGGCCCTGCCCTATATGGAGACGGTGATCGAGGAAAATCCCGCGCTCGGCTGGCGCGCGATTCGGCTCGGGCTCGACCGTCCCGGCCTGCTGCGCGGCCAGATCCGCGCGCTCTTGCGTGCCGGCGGCGGCCGTGCGCTGCGCATCATGTTCCCGATGATTTCGGAGGTCGCCGAGTTCGATTCAGCCAAGGCGCTGGTCGAGCGCGAGCTGACATATCTGCGCCAGCATGGCCACACGCTGCCGGAGCGCATCGACATCGGCACCATGGTCGAGGTGCCGGCGCTGCTCTACCAGCTCGACGAACTCCTGAAGAAGGTCGACTTCATCTCGGTCGGCTCCAACGATCTGTTCCAGTTCCTGTTCGCGGTCGACCGCGGCAACGCCAAGGTCTCCGAGCGCTTCGACACCATGTCGACGCCGATCCTGCGGGCGCTGCGCGACATCGCGCAAAAGACGCAGGCCGCGAAGAAATCGCTGTCGCTCTGCGGCGAGATGGCCTCGAAGCCGATCGGCGCGCTCGCGCTGCTCGCGATGGGCTATCGCTCGCTGTCGTTGTCGGCGACCGCGCTCGGCCCGGTCAAGGCGATGGTGATCGACCTCGACGTCAAGAAGGCCGCCGCGATGCTCGGGCCGCTCCTGGATGCGCCGAGCGGCAGCGTCTCGATCCGGCAGAAGCTGACGGAATTTGCCGAGGCCGAAGGCCTGGCGTTGTAG
- a CDS encoding MarR family winged helix-turn-helix transcriptional regulator, producing MREADYAALAQFRYQLRTFLAFSETAAQNAGLTPQQHQALLAIKGLADPGGASVGDIAGFLLIRHHTAVELVDRMAKLKLIGREADPEDARRVLVKLTAKGEQKLRSLSRIHLDELGAAAPALAKILRSFKARAR from the coding sequence ATGCGCGAGGCCGACTATGCGGCGCTGGCGCAATTCCGCTACCAGCTCCGCACCTTCCTGGCCTTCAGCGAGACGGCAGCCCAAAACGCGGGATTGACGCCGCAGCAGCATCAGGCGCTGCTGGCGATCAAGGGACTGGCCGATCCCGGCGGCGCCAGCGTCGGCGACATCGCGGGCTTTCTCCTGATCCGGCACCACACCGCCGTCGAGCTTGTCGATCGCATGGCGAAACTGAAGCTGATCGGCCGGGAGGCCGATCCGGAAGATGCGCGCCGCGTCCTGGTCAAGCTGACGGCCAAGGGCGAGCAGAAGCTGCGCTCACTCTCGCGCATCCATTTGGATGAGCTGGGTGCTGCCGCGCCGGCCCTGGCCAAGATCCTGCGATCGTTCAAAGCCAGGGCGCGCTGA